One window of Thermosipho affectus genomic DNA carries:
- the polA gene encoding DNA polymerase I, with amino-acid sequence MANLFLFDGTGLVYRAFYAIDQSLKTSTGKHTNAVYGIAKMLIKFFKEHININKDACAFVLDSKGGSQKRKELLIEYKANRPETPKLIIEQLPYIEEFVESFGLRVLKLMGYEADDIIATLAKKFYDDFEQINIITGDKDLLQLVDDKIFVWRIERGITDLVLYDKSKVYEKYGIYPYQFADYLSLVGDQIDNIPGVKGIGKKTATSLLKKYGSLDNVIKNKKLLTNKLQKLLENSKENLTLSRELVELIYDVPLNLKAEDLIYKGYNQKKLLQVLKNFEFSSIIKELNLQEEFEKEYIVVDNLKKLEKLQDEIKKMKVFSIDTETTSLEPYSAKLVGISVATKEGKAYYIPVSHVNGKNFEKKYVLKFLKEILESGEFNIVGQNLKFDYKIFKLFGIDPHPPYFDTMVAAYLLNPDERKYNLEELSLKFLGYKMISFDELVDGSVPLFGNDFSFVPIEKAAEYSCEDADITFRLFHILSKHISEVKDLFYNIEMPLINVLAQMELNGVYFDLDYLKILSEKYEQRMRRLEEKIYEISGERFNINSSKQVAEVLFNKLKLPSIKKTSTGRDSTNAEVLEELAKEYEIAQLLLEHRKYQKLKSTYIDSIPNSVNDITKRVHSSFHQTGTATGRLSSSEPNLQNLPTRTEEGREIRKAVKPQFEDWYIVGADYSQIELRILAHMSGDEKLLEAFKNNYDIHTITAANIFNISELMVTEDMRRIGKMVNFAIIYGISPYGLSKRIGLNVNETKKIIDSYFKYYNGVFDFIKQTVEFAKKNGFVKTLFGRKRYIPQLRSKNVRQEGERIAINTPIQGTAADIIKIAMINIHNELLRRKLKTKMILQVHDELVFEVPKEELEIVKEIIVDKMENSVKLKVPLKVDLYEGKEWE; translated from the coding sequence ATGGCAAATCTGTTTCTCTTTGATGGTACAGGTTTAGTTTATAGGGCGTTTTATGCAATAGATCAATCTTTAAAGACTTCTACAGGAAAGCATACAAATGCAGTATACGGAATTGCAAAGATGTTAATAAAGTTTTTTAAAGAGCATATCAATATTAATAAAGATGCTTGTGCTTTTGTTTTAGATTCAAAAGGAGGAAGTCAGAAAAGAAAAGAACTTTTGATTGAATACAAAGCAAATAGGCCTGAAACCCCCAAGCTTATAATTGAACAACTTCCGTATATAGAGGAATTTGTGGAAAGTTTTGGGTTAAGAGTGTTAAAATTAATGGGATACGAAGCGGATGATATTATCGCAACACTTGCAAAAAAATTTTACGATGATTTTGAACAGATAAATATAATAACAGGTGACAAAGATTTATTGCAGCTTGTTGATGATAAGATCTTTGTTTGGCGGATAGAAAGGGGAATTACAGATTTAGTTTTATACGATAAAAGCAAAGTGTATGAAAAGTACGGGATTTATCCGTATCAATTTGCAGATTATCTTTCTCTTGTTGGAGATCAAATTGATAATATTCCAGGTGTTAAGGGAATAGGAAAAAAGACTGCCACATCTTTGTTGAAAAAATATGGTTCTTTGGACAATGTTATAAAAAATAAAAAGTTACTTACCAATAAGCTACAAAAATTACTTGAAAACTCAAAGGAAAATTTAACATTAAGTAGAGAATTGGTTGAACTAATATACGACGTGCCCTTGAATTTAAAAGCAGAGGATTTGATATATAAGGGGTATAATCAAAAAAAACTTTTACAAGTTTTGAAAAATTTTGAATTTTCTTCGATAATTAAAGAACTTAATTTGCAAGAGGAATTTGAAAAGGAATATATTGTAGTGGATAATTTAAAAAAACTTGAAAAACTACAAGATGAGATAAAGAAAATGAAAGTTTTTTCCATTGATACAGAAACAACTTCACTTGAACCATATAGTGCAAAACTTGTAGGGATATCTGTTGCTACAAAGGAAGGTAAAGCATACTATATCCCCGTTTCACATGTCAATGGAAAAAATTTTGAAAAAAAGTATGTATTAAAGTTTTTAAAGGAAATTTTGGAAAGTGGAGAGTTTAATATAGTGGGTCAGAATTTAAAGTTTGATTATAAGATTTTTAAACTTTTTGGAATTGATCCCCATCCCCCATATTTTGATACAATGGTTGCTGCGTATCTTTTAAATCCTGATGAAAGAAAGTACAATCTTGAAGAGTTATCTTTAAAGTTTTTGGGGTATAAAATGATAAGCTTTGACGAATTAGTGGATGGTAGTGTTCCCTTATTTGGGAATGATTTTTCATTTGTTCCAATTGAAAAAGCTGCAGAGTATTCTTGCGAAGATGCAGATATTACATTTAGATTGTTTCATATATTGAGTAAACATATATCAGAAGTAAAAGATTTGTTCTACAACATAGAAATGCCACTTATAAATGTACTTGCTCAAATGGAATTAAATGGAGTGTATTTTGATTTGGATTATTTGAAAATATTATCCGAAAAATATGAACAGAGGATGAGAAGATTAGAAGAAAAAATCTATGAGATTTCCGGTGAGCGTTTTAATATTAATTCTTCTAAGCAAGTTGCAGAAGTGTTGTTTAATAAACTTAAACTTCCATCTATTAAAAAGACCTCAACGGGTAGAGATTCAACAAATGCAGAGGTTTTAGAAGAACTTGCCAAGGAATATGAAATTGCGCAATTGTTATTGGAACATAGAAAATATCAAAAGCTTAAGAGTACCTATATTGATTCAATACCAAATTCTGTTAATGATATTACAAAGAGAGTACATAGTAGCTTTCATCAAACGGGAACTGCAACAGGTAGATTGAGCAGTTCGGAGCCTAATCTTCAAAATTTACCCACAAGGACTGAAGAAGGCAGAGAAATTAGGAAAGCTGTTAAGCCTCAATTTGAAGACTGGTATATAGTCGGAGCGGATTATTCACAAATTGAATTGAGAATTTTAGCCCACATGAGTGGGGATGAAAAATTACTTGAAGCATTTAAAAATAATTATGATATCCATACCATTACCGCTGCAAATATCTTTAATATATCTGAATTAATGGTTACAGAAGATATGAGAAGAATTGGAAAAATGGTAAATTTTGCGATAATATACGGTATTTCACCGTATGGTTTGTCAAAGAGAATAGGATTGAATGTAAATGAGACAAAAAAGATAATAGATAGTTATTTTAAATATTACAATGGTGTTTTTGATTTTATTAAACAGACAGTGGAATTTGCAAAAAAGAATGGGTTTGTAAAGACTTTGTTTGGAAGAAAAAGATATATTCCACAGCTAAGGTCAAAAAATGTTCGCCAAGAAGGTGAAAGAATAGCGATAAATACACCGATTCAAGGCACAGCAGCAGATATCATAAAGATTGCAATGATTAATATACATAATGAACTTTTGAGGAGAAAATTAAAAACAAAGATGATTTTGCAAGTTCACGACGAATTAGTTTTTGAAGTTCCAAAGGAGGAATTGGAAATAGTAAAAGAAATAATAGTAGACAAAATGGAGAATTCTGTTAAGTTAAAAGTCCCATTAAAAGTAGACTTATACGAAGGAAAAGAGTGGGAATAG
- a CDS encoding carboxymuconolactone decarboxylase family protein: MNLEEFKKFREKMNEKILENGTLNTKRFFNLDTNVYKKGVLDEKTKELLGLVASMVLRCDDCITYHMIRCVEHGVSDEEFFEVFDVALIVGGSIVIPHLRRAVNTLHEIREMQKDGKSVSL; this comes from the coding sequence ATGAATCTTGAAGAATTTAAAAAATTCAGAGAGAAGATGAATGAGAAAATACTTGAAAATGGTACTTTGAATACAAAAAGGTTTTTTAATCTGGATACAAATGTTTACAAAAAAGGTGTGTTAGATGAAAAAACTAAGGAGTTATTGGGATTAGTTGCTTCTATGGTGTTAAGATGTGATGATTGTATAACATATCATATGATTAGGTGTGTAGAGCATGGAGTGAGCGATGAGGAATTTTTTGAGGTGTTTGATGTGGCTTTAATTGTAGGTGGATCAATCGTTATACCACATTTGAGACGTGCTGTAAATACGTTGCATGAGATCAGGGAGATGCAAAAAGATGGCAAATCTGTTTCTCTTTGA
- a CDS encoding cell division FtsA domain-containing protein → MVFALDVGTRKIAGVLASLEDEKVIVHDIVLKEHEHRAMLDGQIHDVEKVARVVKKVKEELESRNNVTLDKVAVALAGRFLTTAIGEYEEDISHVNEIDDELITRLELSAVDSAVQKIDAENMYCVGYSVIKYELDGNWLKKIKGLKGKNAKVEVVTAFLPIQVVDAMVSVLRKVDLTMTHMTLEPIAAINITVPEDLRILNIALVDVGAGTSDIAISKEGTIIAYGMVPLAGDEMTESITKALLVDFSTAENLKRWLNTPEENKKVYRNILDKEKEITKEKLNEIIGPVVDNITTKITEEILTLNGDKPQVVMVVGGGAKVPGFVERLAEKLDIEIDNISLKDAKNLNILDNTGIVVGSEFVTPLGIAYTALTKSGTIFEQVFVNDEPIQLVGFSGGHMLSEVLLQCGYSMIDLLGKPSESIVLEINGKMKILKGELPKPAPIYINGKRATLRDKVKHGDRIVIGKPSQTGEKSYSLYDVVLPIILDFGDKKRKYFPSVSLNGEIIKENVILKDGDKIEYNPVFVKDIRAELERELATVEFFYNDIYQEKKVGKVKIFKNELELSDKNQVDPGETLKVVFEITPLKIKDVAQSETKSVKIVLNGKEEVIEKDTLLYEVNGVLVSKEYEIKNGDKIYTTYSEDGGGIILADIFSKFKIDLKKIKNYKLLKNGKSAYFTEPLSNGDEVIFTYELKEE, encoded by the coding sequence TTGGTTTTTGCTCTGGACGTAGGCACAAGAAAAATTGCAGGTGTGTTAGCTTCATTGGAAGATGAGAAAGTTATAGTCCATGATATAGTATTAAAAGAACACGAACATCGTGCAATGTTGGATGGACAAATTCACGATGTGGAAAAAGTTGCAAGGGTGGTTAAGAAGGTAAAGGAAGAGCTTGAAAGTAGAAACAATGTGACTTTGGATAAAGTAGCTGTTGCACTTGCAGGAAGATTTTTGACCACGGCTATTGGTGAATATGAAGAGGATATTTCACACGTTAATGAGATAGATGATGAGCTTATAACGCGATTAGAACTTTCTGCGGTTGATAGCGCGGTGCAAAAGATTGATGCGGAAAATATGTATTGTGTGGGTTATTCCGTAATAAAATATGAATTAGACGGAAATTGGTTGAAAAAAATAAAGGGGTTAAAAGGCAAGAATGCAAAAGTAGAAGTTGTAACGGCCTTTTTGCCGATACAAGTAGTGGATGCAATGGTGTCAGTTTTAAGAAAAGTAGATCTTACAATGACGCACATGACTTTGGAGCCAATTGCTGCGATAAATATAACTGTACCGGAAGATTTAAGAATTTTAAATATAGCTTTGGTTGATGTTGGAGCGGGTACTAGTGATATTGCCATATCCAAGGAAGGAACCATTATAGCATATGGAATGGTGCCACTTGCTGGAGATGAAATGACAGAATCAATAACAAAGGCTTTACTTGTAGATTTTTCCACAGCGGAAAATTTAAAGCGTTGGTTAAATACTCCAGAAGAAAATAAAAAAGTTTATAGAAATATCTTAGATAAAGAAAAAGAAATTACAAAAGAAAAACTTAACGAAATAATTGGACCGGTAGTTGATAATATTACAACAAAGATTACTGAAGAGATTTTAACCTTAAATGGTGACAAGCCGCAAGTGGTAATGGTTGTTGGTGGTGGGGCAAAAGTTCCAGGATTCGTGGAAAGACTTGCAGAAAAGTTGGATATAGAAATTGATAATATATCTTTAAAAGATGCAAAAAACTTGAATATTTTAGATAATACGGGAATTGTTGTTGGTAGTGAATTTGTAACTCCGCTAGGAATTGCGTATACTGCACTTACAAAGAGTGGTACTATTTTTGAACAGGTATTTGTAAATGATGAACCGATACAATTAGTTGGTTTTTCTGGTGGGCATATGTTAAGCGAAGTACTTCTACAATGTGGATATTCGATGATTGATCTTTTGGGAAAACCAAGTGAATCTATTGTTCTTGAAATTAATGGAAAGATGAAAATATTAAAAGGTGAATTACCAAAACCCGCACCCATTTATATTAATGGGAAACGTGCTACATTAAGAGATAAAGTAAAACATGGTGATAGAATAGTTATTGGTAAACCATCACAAACAGGTGAAAAATCCTATAGTCTTTATGATGTAGTTTTACCTATAATTTTGGATTTTGGTGATAAAAAAAGGAAATACTTTCCATCTGTTTCATTAAATGGCGAAATTATAAAGGAGAATGTTATTTTAAAAGATGGAGATAAGATTGAGTATAATCCAGTTTTTGTCAAGGATATAAGGGCTGAACTTGAAAGGGAACTTGCAACAGTAGAGTTTTTTTATAATGATATTTATCAAGAGAAAAAAGTTGGTAAAGTGAAGATTTTTAAAAACGAATTGGAATTATCGGACAAAAATCAGGTAGATCCTGGGGAAACACTTAAAGTTGTTTTTGAAATAACTCCTTTGAAGATAAAGGATGTTGCCCAGAGTGAAACGAAGAGTGTAAAGATAGTTTTGAATGGAAAAGAGGAGGTAATTGAAAAGGATACGCTTTTGTATGAAGTAAATGGTGTTTTGGTAAGTAAAGAATATGAGATAAAAAATGGTGATAAAATATATACAACTTATTCTGAAGATGGCGGGGGGATAATTTTAGCCGATATATTTAGCAAGTTTAAGATTGATTTAAAGAAAATAAAAAATTATAAATTGTTAAAAAATGGAAAAAGCGCTTATTTTACAGAACCACTTTCCAATGGAGATGAAGTTATTTTCACTTATGAATTAAAGGAGGAATAA
- a CDS encoding endonuclease MutS2, which yields MERFLDWEDVFKQFLEYTFSVYGREHLEKISKECVNGEEYEYLQEVFDIQVTQGLPVFQKIEDIRPLLQKTKNYPILEPYEIFKIKEFMLLVHSLKEAISSTRYKVSFYISKLGNYDALINEIESVFEPDGNVKDKASKNLSVIRKEQKRLSLEIKEKIEKFISKNSRYLQEQLYTIRNGRYVFIIKSGARGHLKGIVHGVSNTGVSLFFEPQEFIHLNDKIEILRSEEKIEINKILRGITSKIHDRYAHLINDIKIVGHIDSLFARAKYAYKNNGIVVKPEGTYLKLVNARHPLISRDKVVPISIDIPKDKKGLIITGPNTGGKTVTLKTISLFIFMSQHGFPVLSDVGTRIPNFKLFVDIGDSQNVVENLSTFSSHMVRIIEALKDADENSLVVIDELGSGTDPFEGSALAIAIIEHLLEKNIKFIVTTHLTNVKLFAMERDDIMTASMEFDINTLSPTYRLLLNTPGASHAFEISERLGLNKNIIDRAKRYISEDHLKIENIIKHLNLKVSELEEKKKLLEKTLKEYERLKSEYEKKYSILKLKKIEELDKELRNIYREFRTAKREIQSALFSTKTNSEELIKKKLKRLEQREKDITQVDKTLESLKYPNIAQEINKGDYVKLVDGTAVGRIIEKRQNGKILVDFNGLKIEIKKSKLRKVEPPKKDEEPVLYQSVSVLSSNEIDLRGKTVEEAIELVDKFIDDLIYSDYSTGYIVHGKGTGSLASNIWNFLREDKRIKSYRFGRPSEGGVGVTVVEV from the coding sequence ATGGAGCGGTTTTTGGATTGGGAAGATGTTTTTAAGCAGTTTTTGGAATATACTTTTTCTGTGTATGGTAGAGAACACTTGGAAAAAATTTCAAAAGAATGTGTGAATGGTGAAGAGTATGAGTATCTTCAAGAAGTGTTTGATATACAGGTAACCCAAGGGTTACCTGTTTTTCAAAAAATTGAAGATATTAGACCTTTGTTGCAAAAAACAAAAAATTATCCCATTCTTGAGCCGTATGAAATATTTAAGATAAAGGAATTTATGTTACTTGTGCATAGCTTGAAAGAAGCTATAAGTAGTACAAGGTATAAAGTTAGTTTCTATATATCAAAGTTAGGAAATTATGATGCATTGATTAATGAAATTGAATCTGTGTTTGAACCTGATGGAAATGTTAAGGATAAGGCATCTAAAAACTTGTCCGTTATTAGAAAAGAGCAAAAAAGGTTATCTTTAGAAATAAAAGAAAAGATTGAAAAATTTATTTCAAAAAATAGTAGATATTTACAGGAGCAGTTGTATACGATTAGGAATGGAAGATATGTGTTTATAATTAAATCAGGAGCACGTGGACATTTGAAAGGAATTGTTCATGGAGTTTCAAATACTGGAGTTTCATTGTTTTTTGAACCTCAGGAGTTCATACATTTAAATGATAAAATTGAAATATTAAGAAGTGAAGAAAAGATAGAAATCAATAAAATATTGAGAGGAATAACTAGTAAAATTCACGATAGATATGCACATTTAATTAACGATATAAAGATAGTTGGGCATATTGATTCACTTTTCGCTCGTGCAAAGTATGCGTATAAAAATAATGGGATTGTGGTAAAGCCAGAAGGTACGTATTTAAAGTTAGTAAACGCAAGGCATCCATTAATTTCAAGGGATAAAGTTGTTCCAATTTCTATAGATATTCCTAAAGATAAAAAAGGATTGATAATTACAGGTCCAAACACCGGTGGTAAAACTGTTACTTTGAAGACTATTTCTCTGTTTATATTCATGTCCCAACATGGTTTTCCCGTTCTTTCAGATGTAGGTACAAGAATTCCAAATTTCAAGTTGTTTGTAGATATAGGTGATTCTCAAAATGTTGTGGAAAATCTCAGCACTTTTTCTTCTCATATGGTAAGAATAATAGAAGCCTTGAAAGATGCCGATGAAAATTCTTTGGTGGTTATAGATGAATTAGGTTCGGGAACTGATCCATTTGAAGGTAGTGCTCTTGCAATTGCAATTATAGAGCATTTGCTTGAAAAAAATATTAAATTTATTGTTACTACTCACCTTACGAATGTAAAGTTATTTGCGATGGAACGTGATGATATTATGACTGCGTCAATGGAATTTGATATAAATACTTTATCTCCGACTTACAGGTTACTTTTAAATACTCCAGGTGCATCACATGCGTTTGAAATTTCAGAAAGGTTGGGATTGAATAAAAATATTATTGATAGAGCAAAGAGATATATATCTGAGGATCATTTAAAAATTGAAAATATAATTAAACATTTGAATTTAAAAGTGAGTGAACTAGAAGAAAAGAAGAAGCTTCTTGAAAAGACGTTAAAAGAATATGAGAGATTAAAATCGGAGTATGAAAAAAAATATAGTATTTTGAAGTTAAAGAAAATAGAGGAACTTGATAAAGAATTGAGGAATATTTATAGGGAATTTAGAACGGCAAAAAGAGAGATCCAGTCTGCATTGTTTTCTACCAAAACAAATAGCGAAGAATTAATAAAGAAAAAATTAAAAAGGCTTGAACAAAGGGAAAAGGATATTACCCAGGTGGATAAAACTTTGGAAAGTTTAAAGTATCCAAATATAGCCCAGGAAATAAACAAAGGGGATTACGTTAAATTGGTAGATGGAACGGCTGTTGGTAGGATAATTGAAAAAAGGCAAAACGGGAAAATTCTTGTAGATTTTAATGGATTAAAAATAGAGATAAAAAAGTCAAAATTGAGAAAGGTTGAGCCACCTAAAAAAGATGAAGAACCTGTTTTATATCAAAGTGTTTCTGTGCTTTCTTCAAATGAAATTGATTTAAGGGGAAAGACTGTGGAAGAAGCTATTGAACTTGTGGATAAGTTTATTGATGATCTTATATACTCTGATTATTCGACTGGATATATAGTGCATGGAAAAGGTACTGGAAGCTTGGCTTCGAATATATGGAATTTTTTAAGAGAAGACAAGAGGATAAAAAGTTATCGTTTTGGAAGGCCAAGTGAAGGTGGAGTTGGAGTTACCGTTGTGGAGGTGTGA
- a CDS encoding inorganic phosphate transporter: MAFSIGANDVANSMATAVGARAITPKQAVFIAAILEFLGALLFGAHVTKTIAKGIVDLNIISDPNKILVGAFSALIAATIWVLIATYWGMPVSTTHSIVGGMIGFGLAAGGVGYVNWITLLKIVTTWVISPLIGGALAFVIFKFISWSILHRKNPLKAAKIVAPVLLGGAFYTIAFLFVVKTLKKDAIFGNYVGIFIGMLVFFVSFLYIRKFGGEGREYDLVEKVFKKAQVVTSCYVSFAHGANDVANAVGPLALIYIILTTGNATGVIEIPKYILALGGIGISFGVAILGYKVMKTVGKDITELNNTRGFSIDFATATTVLLASTFGMPISTTHTVVGAVSGVGFARGIEVVNVGILKNIIISWFVTVPFAAAVSALLYVIIV; this comes from the coding sequence ATGGCATTTTCTATTGGAGCAAATGATGTTGCAAATAGTATGGCAACAGCTGTTGGAGCGCGTGCAATTACTCCTAAACAAGCAGTTTTTATAGCAGCTATTTTGGAATTTTTAGGCGCGCTTTTATTTGGTGCACATGTTACTAAAACCATTGCAAAAGGTATAGTTGATTTAAATATAATATCTGATCCAAATAAAATTTTAGTGGGAGCTTTTTCCGCACTTATTGCGGCTACAATTTGGGTTTTAATTGCAACTTACTGGGGAATGCCCGTTTCAACTACCCACTCAATTGTTGGGGGAATGATTGGTTTTGGACTTGCTGCCGGAGGGGTAGGTTATGTTAATTGGATTACCTTACTAAAAATAGTAACAACCTGGGTGATTTCACCACTTATTGGTGGTGCTTTAGCATTTGTGATATTTAAATTTATATCATGGAGCATTTTACACAGAAAAAATCCATTAAAGGCCGCTAAAATTGTTGCACCAGTACTTTTAGGTGGAGCGTTTTATACAATAGCTTTTCTTTTTGTAGTGAAAACTTTGAAAAAAGATGCTATATTTGGAAATTACGTGGGTATTTTTATTGGAATGTTGGTGTTTTTTGTTTCTTTTCTATATATAAGAAAATTTGGTGGGGAAGGCAGAGAATATGATTTAGTTGAAAAAGTCTTTAAAAAAGCACAGGTTGTAACTTCTTGCTATGTGAGTTTTGCACATGGTGCAAATGATGTTGCAAATGCTGTAGGACCTTTGGCATTGATTTATATAATTTTGACAACGGGAAATGCAACTGGAGTTATAGAAATTCCAAAGTATATACTCGCATTAGGTGGTATTGGTATATCATTTGGTGTAGCAATTTTGGGTTATAAAGTTATGAAGACAGTGGGTAAAGATATAACAGAGTTGAATAATACACGTGGTTTTTCCATTGATTTTGCAACTGCTACTACAGTTTTACTTGCGTCCACATTTGGTATGCCTATATCCACCACTCATACAGTGGTAGGTGCAGTTTCAGGAGTTGGATTTGCAAGAGGAATTGAAGTTGTTAATGTTGGAATATTGAAAAATATTATAATTTCTTGGTTTGTTACTGTTCCATTTGCAGCAGCTGTTAGTGCGCTTTTGTACGTTATTATAGTTTAG
- a CDS encoding DUF47 domain-containing protein, protein MKRFIDRLFPEISPTKLLSEHAQYCLNAGELVPKILKDYFNAKEILEYSKKIDEYESKADEIKTKLREVYTKLRWSYFDRIDALEIVHNQDSIIDAVDDFVKVMTMNRVENCPNEIIEEIEKMGNYVYEVIKYMKLTVDELRTVVESDFSPNEVEKEDNLTFDVEKDESSTDKLGIEIGKLLYAQKSIMNPVDVIFLNSIVVLMMKIADRAENVVERIRMIIR, encoded by the coding sequence ATGAAAAGATTTATTGATAGACTTTTTCCTGAAATTTCCCCAACTAAACTTTTGAGTGAACATGCGCAATATTGTCTAAATGCAGGAGAATTAGTTCCTAAAATATTAAAAGATTATTTTAATGCAAAAGAAATTTTGGAATATTCAAAAAAAATTGATGAATATGAATCAAAAGCTGATGAAATTAAGACAAAATTGAGAGAAGTTTACACAAAATTAAGGTGGAGTTATTTTGATAGAATAGATGCATTGGAAATAGTGCATAATCAAGATTCAATTATTGACGCAGTAGATGATTTTGTGAAAGTAATGACGATGAATAGAGTGGAAAATTGTCCTAATGAGATAATTGAAGAGATAGAGAAGATGGGAAACTACGTATATGAAGTGATAAAGTACATGAAACTTACTGTTGATGAATTAAGAACGGTAGTTGAATCTGATTTTTCCCCAAACGAAGTTGAAAAAGAAGATAATTTAACATTTGATGTGGAAAAAGATGAAAGTTCAACTGATAAATTAGGAATAGAAATCGGGAAACTGTTATATGCTCAAAAAAGTATTATGAATCCCGTAGATGTGATTTTTCTAAATAGTATAGTGGTTTTAATGATGAAAATAGCAGATAGAGCTGAAAATGTTGTGGAAAGAATAAGAATGATAATTAGGTAG
- a CDS encoding lysylphosphatidylglycerol synthase transmembrane domain-containing protein, whose protein sequence is MNGIYKKVFISIAISFSVIILFQFFYSFSVGIDVFLSKKFILGIFILILIYLIDSLRLKLLLCFFGYKIPFFETVRNVFFGKFFSFITPMSIGGQPYQIYHLSKIGVKTEDATNIIISRTLEISIVILALDLIFVKPILNAYPKSIGFTLIVVGFLVSLGVSILIFLGFVNRKFLEKILLFFGRIFKKRMEKDKILKWIDSLHESINILWVKNPWMLFFDIILYFLTICMYGFILYMFVVNINFWYIIGVLALLNSVAYYIPTPGSSGGIEGTYQLVFSQIFGGNKAIELITIYRIITFYFPLILGTLLFPKFGFNYQNKEEG, encoded by the coding sequence TTGAATGGGATATATAAAAAGGTATTTATATCGATAGCTATTAGTTTTTCGGTTATTATCCTCTTTCAATTTTTTTATTCATTTAGTGTTGGGATAGATGTATTTTTATCAAAGAAATTCATATTGGGAATTTTTATTCTAATATTGATATATTTGATTGATTCTTTGAGATTAAAGCTATTATTATGCTTTTTTGGTTATAAAATACCATTTTTTGAAACAGTAAGGAACGTATTTTTCGGTAAATTTTTTTCGTTTATTACACCTATGTCCATAGGTGGTCAACCGTATCAAATTTATCATCTTTCAAAAATTGGGGTGAAAACAGAAGATGCAACAAATATAATAATTTCTAGAACTTTAGAAATTTCAATAGTAATTCTTGCACTTGATTTAATTTTTGTAAAACCAATATTAAATGCATATCCAAAAAGTATTGGGTTTACATTAATAGTTGTGGGATTTTTGGTAAGTTTGGGGGTTTCTATACTTATATTTTTAGGATTTGTCAACAGGAAATTTTTGGAAAAGATATTGTTGTTTTTTGGAAGAATATTTAAGAAAAGGATGGAAAAGGATAAGATTTTAAAGTGGATAGATTCGTTGCATGAAAGTATAAATATACTTTGGGTGAAAAACCCGTGGATGTTATTTTTTGATATAATTCTTTATTTTTTAACTATATGTATGTATGGGTTTATACTTTATATGTTTGTTGTTAATATAAATTTTTGGTACATAATTGGGGTATTGGCTTTGTTAAATTCGGTGGCATATTATATACCTACCCCTGGATCAAGTGGTGGTATTGAAGGAACATACCAATTAGTGTTTTCACAAATATTTGGTGGAAATAAAGCTATTGAGTTAATAACTATATATAGAATTATAACTTTTTATTTTCCGTTGATATTGGGAACTTTGTTATTTCCAAAGTTTGGGTTTAATTATCAAAATAAAGAGGAGGGTTAA